From Acipenser ruthenus chromosome 23, fAciRut3.2 maternal haplotype, whole genome shotgun sequence, the proteins below share one genomic window:
- the LOC117412857 gene encoding uncharacterized protein LOC117412857 isoform X3: protein MRLSPSLWYTPTCLSHGEVLLVCTVYKGDNVSFNWSLDGVPLNTSLAYFSDEEYVVILKKHVSGNLVCIATNQVSTNQSDSVITNCSEPVSKPVVHSSCLSHGEVLLVCTMDKGDNASFNWSLDGVPLNTSLPYFSDKEHIVILKKNVTGDLVCIAKNQINEEKSDSVKSNCSGSEPKINPTSTPNLETQFHCTLENGTVIELSGGKEGEAFQFLINKSMIIINYTNGIAFCSLQTCSSNCSGNLTTEPGDASNAEDADILKYVLGGSALLVIVMLSFTLLCMCKNKKRKECPFGDYTKQE from the exons AGGCTGTCTCCCAGCCTGTGGTACACTCCCACCTGTCTGTCCCATGGGGAGGTGCTGCTGGTCTGCACAGTGTATAAAGGGGATAATGTTTCATTTAACTGGAGTTTAGATGGAGTGCCGCTGAATACCAGCCTTGCTTACTTTAGTGATGAAGAATATGTTGTAATATTGAAGAAGCATGTCTCTGGTAATCTTGTCTGCATTGCTACAAACCAAGTCAGCACAAACCAGAGTGACTCTGTGATAACCAACTGCTCAG AGCCTGTCTCTAAGCCTGTGGTACACTCCAGCTGTCTGTCCCATGGGGAGGTGCTGCTGGTCTGCACAATGGATAAAGGAGATAATGCTTCATTTAACTGGAGTTTAGATGGAGTGCCACTGAATACCAGCCTTCCTTATTTCAGTGATAAAGAACACATTGTAATATTGAAGAAAAATGTCACTGGAGATCTTGTCTGCATTGCTAAAAACCAAATCAATGAAGAGAAGAGTGACTCTGTGAAGTCAAACTGCTCAG GTTCTGAACCCAAGATTAATCCAACATCCACGCCCAATCTAGAGACCCAGTTCCATTGCACCCTGGAGAATGGGACTGTTATCGAATTATCTGGGGGCAAAGAAGGAGAGGCTTTTCAGTTCTTAATCAATAAGAGCatgataataataaactataCAAATGGGATTGCATTTTGCAGTCTACAAACCTGCTCTTCAAATTGCTCTGGTAATTTAACCACAGAGCCTGGTGATGCCAGTAATGCAGAGGATGCTG atattcTTAAATATGTCCTTGGTGGAAGTGCTCTTCTTGTGATCGTCATGCTTTCATTTACACTCTTGTGTATGTGTAAGAATAAAAAAAGGAagg AATGCCCATTCGGTGATTACACAAAACAGGAGTGA
- the LOC117412857 gene encoding uncharacterized protein LOC117412857 isoform X2, which translates to MRLSPSLWYTPTCLSHGEVLLVCTVYKGDNVSFNWSLDGVPLNTSLAYFSDEEYVVILKKHVSGNLVCIATNQVSTNQSDSVITNCSEPVSKPVVHSSCLSHGEVLLVCTMDKGDNASFNWSLDGVPLNTSLPYFSDKEHIVILKKNVTGDLVCIAKNQINEEKSDSVKSNCSGSEPKINPTSTPNLETQFHCTLENGTVIELSGGKEGEAFQFLINKSMIIINYTNGIAFCSLQTCSSNCSGNLTTEPGDASNAEDADDQVYTQVVNKGGKKKSKWKPKEDGELVYAQVVIKEGKKKPIHDKSVVYDEVKGKDKNNQQQDDSVVYAAINKRRNI; encoded by the exons AGGCTGTCTCCCAGCCTGTGGTACACTCCCACCTGTCTGTCCCATGGGGAGGTGCTGCTGGTCTGCACAGTGTATAAAGGGGATAATGTTTCATTTAACTGGAGTTTAGATGGAGTGCCGCTGAATACCAGCCTTGCTTACTTTAGTGATGAAGAATATGTTGTAATATTGAAGAAGCATGTCTCTGGTAATCTTGTCTGCATTGCTACAAACCAAGTCAGCACAAACCAGAGTGACTCTGTGATAACCAACTGCTCAG AGCCTGTCTCTAAGCCTGTGGTACACTCCAGCTGTCTGTCCCATGGGGAGGTGCTGCTGGTCTGCACAATGGATAAAGGAGATAATGCTTCATTTAACTGGAGTTTAGATGGAGTGCCACTGAATACCAGCCTTCCTTATTTCAGTGATAAAGAACACATTGTAATATTGAAGAAAAATGTCACTGGAGATCTTGTCTGCATTGCTAAAAACCAAATCAATGAAGAGAAGAGTGACTCTGTGAAGTCAAACTGCTCAG GTTCTGAACCCAAGATTAATCCAACATCCACGCCCAATCTAGAGACCCAGTTCCATTGCACCCTGGAGAATGGGACTGTTATCGAATTATCTGGGGGCAAAGAAGGAGAGGCTTTTCAGTTCTTAATCAATAAGAGCatgataataataaactataCAAATGGGATTGCATTTTGCAGTCTACAAACCTGCTCTTCAAATTGCTCTGGTAATTTAACCACAGAGCCTGGTGATGCCAGTAATGCAGAGGATGCTG atgacCAGGTTTATACTCAGGTTGTTAATAAAGGTGGAAAAAAGAAATCCAAATGGAAGCCTAAAGAGGACGGTGAGCTGGTTTACGCCCAGGTTGTTATAAAAGAAGGCAAGAAGAAACCTATTCATGACAAATCTGTGGTTTATGATGAAGTTAAGGGTAAAGACAAGAATAATCAACAACAGGATGACAGCGTGGTTTATGCTGCTATTAACAAACGAAGAAATATATAA
- the LOC117412857 gene encoding uncharacterized protein LOC117412857 isoform X1 translates to MRLSPSLWYTPTCLSHGEVLLVCTVYKGDNVSFNWSLDGVPLNTSLAYFSDEEYVVILKKHVSGNLVCIATNQVSTNQSDSVITNCSEPVSKPVVHSSCLSHGEVLLVCTMDKGDNASFNWSLDGVPLNTSLPYFSDKEHIVILKKNVTGDLVCIAKNQINEEKSDSVKSNCSGSEPKINPTSTPNLETQFHCTLENGTVIELSGGKEGEAFQFLINKSMIIINYTNGIAFCSLQTCSSNCSGNLTTEPGDASNAEDADILKYVLGGSALLVIVMLSFTLLCMCKNKKRKDDQVYTQVVNKGGKKKSKWKPKEDGELVYAQVVIKEGKKKPIHDKSVVYDEVKGKDKNNQQQDDSVVYAAINKRRNI, encoded by the exons AGGCTGTCTCCCAGCCTGTGGTACACTCCCACCTGTCTGTCCCATGGGGAGGTGCTGCTGGTCTGCACAGTGTATAAAGGGGATAATGTTTCATTTAACTGGAGTTTAGATGGAGTGCCGCTGAATACCAGCCTTGCTTACTTTAGTGATGAAGAATATGTTGTAATATTGAAGAAGCATGTCTCTGGTAATCTTGTCTGCATTGCTACAAACCAAGTCAGCACAAACCAGAGTGACTCTGTGATAACCAACTGCTCAG AGCCTGTCTCTAAGCCTGTGGTACACTCCAGCTGTCTGTCCCATGGGGAGGTGCTGCTGGTCTGCACAATGGATAAAGGAGATAATGCTTCATTTAACTGGAGTTTAGATGGAGTGCCACTGAATACCAGCCTTCCTTATTTCAGTGATAAAGAACACATTGTAATATTGAAGAAAAATGTCACTGGAGATCTTGTCTGCATTGCTAAAAACCAAATCAATGAAGAGAAGAGTGACTCTGTGAAGTCAAACTGCTCAG GTTCTGAACCCAAGATTAATCCAACATCCACGCCCAATCTAGAGACCCAGTTCCATTGCACCCTGGAGAATGGGACTGTTATCGAATTATCTGGGGGCAAAGAAGGAGAGGCTTTTCAGTTCTTAATCAATAAGAGCatgataataataaactataCAAATGGGATTGCATTTTGCAGTCTACAAACCTGCTCTTCAAATTGCTCTGGTAATTTAACCACAGAGCCTGGTGATGCCAGTAATGCAGAGGATGCTG atattcTTAAATATGTCCTTGGTGGAAGTGCTCTTCTTGTGATCGTCATGCTTTCATTTACACTCTTGTGTATGTGTAAGAATAAAAAAAGGAagg atgacCAGGTTTATACTCAGGTTGTTAATAAAGGTGGAAAAAAGAAATCCAAATGGAAGCCTAAAGAGGACGGTGAGCTGGTTTACGCCCAGGTTGTTATAAAAGAAGGCAAGAAGAAACCTATTCATGACAAATCTGTGGTTTATGATGAAGTTAAGGGTAAAGACAAGAATAATCAACAACAGGATGACAGCGTGGTTTATGCTGCTATTAACAAACGAAGAAATATATAA
- the LOC117412857 gene encoding uncharacterized protein LOC117412857 isoform X4 codes for MAKLNECIPFGLILVVPLIAYEPVSKPVVHSSCLSHGEVLLVCTMDKGDNASFNWSLDGVPLNTSLPYFSDKEHIVILKKNVTGDLVCIAKNQINEEKSDSVKSNCSGSEPKINPTSTPNLETQFHCTLENGTVIELSGGKEGEAFQFLINKSMIIINYTNGIAFCSLQTCSSNCSGNLTTEPGDASNAEDADILKYVLGGSALLVIVMLSFTLLCMCKNKKRKDDQVYTQVVNKGGKKKSKWKPKEDGELVYAQVVIKEGKKKPIHDKSVVYDEVKGKDKNNQQQDDSVVYAAINKRRNI; via the exons AGCCTGTCTCTAAGCCTGTGGTACACTCCAGCTGTCTGTCCCATGGGGAGGTGCTGCTGGTCTGCACAATGGATAAAGGAGATAATGCTTCATTTAACTGGAGTTTAGATGGAGTGCCACTGAATACCAGCCTTCCTTATTTCAGTGATAAAGAACACATTGTAATATTGAAGAAAAATGTCACTGGAGATCTTGTCTGCATTGCTAAAAACCAAATCAATGAAGAGAAGAGTGACTCTGTGAAGTCAAACTGCTCAG GTTCTGAACCCAAGATTAATCCAACATCCACGCCCAATCTAGAGACCCAGTTCCATTGCACCCTGGAGAATGGGACTGTTATCGAATTATCTGGGGGCAAAGAAGGAGAGGCTTTTCAGTTCTTAATCAATAAGAGCatgataataataaactataCAAATGGGATTGCATTTTGCAGTCTACAAACCTGCTCTTCAAATTGCTCTGGTAATTTAACCACAGAGCCTGGTGATGCCAGTAATGCAGAGGATGCTG atattcTTAAATATGTCCTTGGTGGAAGTGCTCTTCTTGTGATCGTCATGCTTTCATTTACACTCTTGTGTATGTGTAAGAATAAAAAAAGGAagg atgacCAGGTTTATACTCAGGTTGTTAATAAAGGTGGAAAAAAGAAATCCAAATGGAAGCCTAAAGAGGACGGTGAGCTGGTTTACGCCCAGGTTGTTATAAAAGAAGGCAAGAAGAAACCTATTCATGACAAATCTGTGGTTTATGATGAAGTTAAGGGTAAAGACAAGAATAATCAACAACAGGATGACAGCGTGGTTTATGCTGCTATTAACAAACGAAGAAATATATAA